One window of Trifolium pratense cultivar HEN17-A07 linkage group LG5, ARS_RC_1.1, whole genome shotgun sequence genomic DNA carries:
- the LOC123884808 gene encoding protein pleiotropic regulatory locus 1-like: MEAVEPVEPQSLKKLSFKSLKRALDLFSPLHQQLAPPDPESKKIRVNYKVNAEYGGIKSTAQPPQQTNSATKNQSQQAGSSNMLALPGPGDSKDLQKGGVQNALVVGPSMPSTAANGHGFQGKSTVVVSTSGSSERNFSTSALMERMPSKWPRPDWHAPWKNYRVISGHLGWVRSVAVDPSNTWFATGSADRTIKIWDLASGVLKLTLTGHIEQVRGLAISNRHTYMFSAGDDKQVKCWDLEQNKVIRSYHGHLSGVYCLAIHPTIDILLTGGRDSVCRVWDIRSKVQAHAFAGHENTVCSVFTRPTDPQVVTGSHDSTIKMWDLRYGKTMLTLTNHKKSVRAMAPHPKEQAFASASADNIKKFTLPRGEFCHNMLSQQKTIINAMAVNEEGVMVTGGDNGSMWFWDWKSGHNFQQSQTIVQPGSLDSEAGIYALTYDITGTRLISCEADKTIKMWKEDENATQETHPLNFRPPKDIRRF; encoded by the exons ATGGAGGCTGTTGAACCAGTTGAACCACAATCACTCAAGAAGCTTAGTTTCAAGTCCCTTAAACGTGCCCTCGATCTGTTCTCTCCACTTCATCAACAACTCGCTCCTCCCGATCCCGAAAG CAAGAAAATTCGTGTTAATTACAAG GTAAATGCTGAGTATGGTGGAATTAAAAGCACTGCTCAACCTCCGCAACAGACGAATTCTGCTACAAAGAATCAGTCTCAACAAGCAGGGTCTTCTAATATGCTTGCTCTTCCGG GTCCAGGAGATTCCAAAGATCTCCAGAAAGGAGGGGTCCAAAATGCTTTGGTTGTTGGTCCATCTATGCCATCCACTGCTGC GAATGGTCATGGTTTCCAGGGCAAGAGTACAGTAGTTGTTTCTACCTCTGGCTCATCTGAAAG GAATTTCTCAACATCTGCTTTGATGGAAAGAATGCCAAGTAAATGGCCACGACCTGATTGGCATGCACCATGGAAAAACTACAGG GTCATCAGTGGTCACTTAGGATGGGTGAGATCTGTTGCAGTTGATCCCAGTAATACATGGTTTGCTACTGGTTCTGCAGATCGAACTATCAAG ATATGGGACTTGGCAAGTGGTGTTCTAAAACTCACATTAACAGGTCACATCGAACAAGTAAGAG GCCTTGCTATTAGCAACAGACATACTTACATGTTTTCTGCTGGTGACGATAAACAAGTTAAATGTTGGGATCTTGAACAGAACAAG GTTATTAGGTCTTATCATGGTCATCTGAGTGGTGTTTACTGCTTGGCTATTCATCCCACAATTGACATTTTACTTACCGGAGGACGTGATTCTGTCTGCCGG GTCTGGGACATACGTAGTAAAGTGCAGGCTCATGCTTTTGCAGGTCATGAGAATACTGTCTGCTCTGTCTTTACACGGCCAACG GACCCTCAAGTTGTCACAGGTTCTCATGATTCTACAATCAAGATGTGGGACCTTAGATATG GCAAAACAATGCTAACTCTTACGAACCATAAAAAGTCTGTTCGAGCAATGGCTCCACATCCGAAAGA GCAAGCTTTTGCATCTGCATCGGCTGATAATATTAAAAAGTTCACCCTTCCAAGAGGAGAATTTTGCCACAATATGCT CTCTCAACAGAAAACTATTATCAATGCAATGGCTGTCAATGAGGAGGGTGTTATGGTTACCGGAG GTGACAATGGCAGTATGTGGTTCTGGGATTGGAAGAGCGGTCATAATTTCCAGCAATCCCAAACAATTGTACAACCTG GTTCACTGGATAGTGAAGCTGGTATTTATGCTTTAACCTATGATATCACGGGTACGAGGCTTATATCATGTGAAGCcgacaaaacaataaaaatgtggaaagaagatgaaaatgcCACTCAAGAAACACATCCCCTTAACTTCAGGCCTCCTAAAGACATCCGCCGATTCTAG
- the LOC123885300 gene encoding probable 3-ketoacyl-CoA synthase 21, whose amino-acid sequence MEPYTLYSLLEVLIQLMNTNVSSKHLFVVLLLVGLATFYFARRRKVHIYLIDFNCFCPPSSYRIPKAMFEENNFFDEMEQEAVDFHSKINAKSGFSDETAIPQSLAQIPKVKALTFALEEAELIMFSAVKDLLQKTKINPKAIDILITNSSIFCPTPCLSTMVVNKFKMRSNIKSFHLSGMGCSAGIIAVSLAKDLLRVHRNSLALIVSTETLSLNWYTGKVPSMLLTNCLFRMGGSAILMSSRVHDKHKAKYELKHIVRTINAYDDQSYACVYQDVDSDNKEGISISKNIVNICGDVLKKNIVSLGPLVLPWREQFLYVISIIYYKLWSRRSTSIYTPKFNKAFEHFCIHSGGRAVIQAIEKNLKLRKQDVEPSQMALYRFGNTSSSSIWYELSYIEAKGRMKCGDRVWQIAFGSGFKCNSAVWKCLGDVKPDIYTAWRDTIHSYPVDILETN is encoded by the coding sequence ATGGAACCTTACACTTTGTATTCCTTATTGGAAGTTCTTATACAGCTTATGAACACTAATGTATCATCAAAGCATCTTTTTGTGGTACTTTTGTTAGTAGGTTTAGCAACCTTTTACTTTGCACGTAGAAGAAAAGTACACATTTATTTGATAGATTTTAACTGTTTTTGTCCTCCAAGTTCTTATAGAATACCTAAAGCCATGTTTGaagagaataatttttttgatgaaatggAACAAGAAGCTGTTGATTTCCATAGCAAAATCAATGCAAAATCAGGATTCAGTGATGAAACAGCCATTCCTCAATCACTAGCTCAAATACCAAAAGTTAAAGCTCTTACCTTTGCACTTGAAGAAGCTGAATTAATAATGTTTTCAGCAGTAAAAGATCttttgcaaaaaacaaaaatcaacccAAAAGCCATCGACATTTTAATAACTAACAGTAGCATTTTCTGTCCTACACCTTGTCTTAGTACCATGGTGGTTAACAAGTTCAAGATGAGAAGCAACATTAAGAGCTTCCATTTATCAGGTATGGGATGCAGTGCTGGAATTATAGCTGTTAGTCTTGCAAAAGACTTGTTGAGAGTTCATAGAAACTCATTGGCTTTAATAGTAAGCACAGAGACACTTAGTTTAAATTGGTACACAGGTAAAGTTCCATCTATGCTACTAACAAATTGTCTATTCAGAATGGGAGGATCAGCTATATTGATGTCTAGTAGGGTTCATGATAAGCATAAAGCAAAGTATGAGCTAAAACATATTGTTAGAACAATCAATGCATATGATGATCAATCTTATGCATGTGTATACCAAGATGTGGATTCAGATAACAAAGAAGGTATATCGATATCGAAGAACATAGTCAATATTTGTGGAGATGTGttgaagaaaaatattgtttcatTAGGACCATTGGTTTTGCCATGGAGAGAGCAATTCCTATATgtaatttcaattatttattataaactaTGGAGTAGAAGAAGCACAAGCATATATACTCCGAAATTTAACAAGGCTTTCGAGCATTTCTGCATACATTCAGGAGGAAGAGCTGTTATACAAGCTATTGAGAAAAACTTGAAGCTAAGGAAACAAGATGTTGAGCCATCACAAATGGCTCTTTACAGATTTGGAAacacttcatcttcttcaatttgGTATGAGTTGTCTTACATAGAAGCAAAAGGGAGGATGAAATGTGGTGATAGAGTGTGGCAAATTGCCTTTGGAAGTGGATTCAAGTGTAACAGTGCAGTGTGGAAATGTCTAGGTGATGTTAAGCCTGATATTTACACTGCATGGAGGGACACAATTCACTCATACCCGGTAGATATTTTGGAAACAAACTGA